Genomic segment of Chelonoidis abingdonii isolate Lonesome George chromosome 5, CheloAbing_2.0, whole genome shotgun sequence:
AGAGACGCAGGAAGGATCACATCACTAGCACTCAGAAAGTGGTTATTAAGGGGAAGATTAAAAGATAACTCAGCAGGGTTAAGAGTGTCAGAAAAAAATTTACCTTTCATTTACAACCCTGGATAGTTCACAAAAAAATATAGATAAAAAAGTGTCTCTTAATCATAATGCCAGGGAATaacgtggtgtgtgtgtgtgtatgtatctatatatcttcaagaaaaaatatatttaacttgTATTTCACGTAGGTCTTTCTATAATGGAGATTTTAATTAACTGGAAAGTAGCCTAAAAATTTCAAGAACAAAAGGGCAAGTAACTACATCTCAGATTCTATTGTAGGAGATTAGTGGGGTTTAGTTTAAGACTTTGTGAAGACATACTTAAGTTACTGTGTTACAATTGGTTGTTTGGAAGCTTGAACAGAGTTTAAATTACTTCAAGGTATCAGGTTAGGCTCATATGCCTGGGTGCTGATTCACAAAGAACATAAATGCTATAATATTGGCAGATTCTTTTTCAGAAGTTCTTTGGAAAATTTCGCTAAAAAGTGTTACTTTCTGCTAGATCCTTTACCGCATTGCTCCAACAAGGTATGTGGGTAGgtttaaaatagattttctgGTAAAACTCAAGTTGAATTTTGATTTCATGAAATATAAATGCCAAGAAATGTATCTAGGATGTTTTGTTTAAACCTTGGTTAAGCTTATAGTGTGTTATTTGTATATGTGTATGACTGTAACACCATGATATTACCACTGGAGAAAGGAGTTCTTTTTGGTGACTACAATCTCATTGCTCATTCATCAGACATATCAGATTCAGCTATGCAATCTGCACAATGCCGTGTGTAGGGGGCAGTGTGAAGCCACACCACAGTGGGAGGAGTACTGGCAGATTGTACATCAGATTGCACAGTCTTTCCTGGGACTGTTTAGATTTCACTGTGGCTGAGCAGTCTCCATCACCCATGAGGATGGCTCTGTGCCTCGGGAGAGGGCAGCCATGACCCACCTCTCCCTGCTCAATTTGCTTCCTGGAGGGAGCAGGTGACTGACCCTTTGCAGGTGGTTGACCCCCACCTCTGTGCGCTGGCATAAGGGCTGATCACAGTCTGGGCCACAATGGGGAGTATTTCTAATGATGTACTTTTCACTATCTTCTGCAAGAGTTGAAAACACTAAAGGCTCAGCAGGGTCAGCAGTTGCTGGCTGTGAACTTTTCCATTGTTCCCCTCACCTTAGCACCCACACAGATTTAGAGCAGGAAAATGCTGGGTTCTGTGGGCTTGTATTACTTTAGGCATTAGCTACATCGCCTGATTCTGCAGCTCTCCCTTCAGCACCTGGACATCCAGTACAAGGGACACAAATTTTAGAAATTATTTGAGCTGAATGACCCTGGGTGCAAAAAAACTCAGATGTGCTTCATTTTCCTAAGTTACACCCCTGCTCCATACAAACCACTGATACAGGCCCTTTGGCGCTTGAAGTGAGAATTCGACCCAGAAGTAATTACATTTCCAACTTAAATATTCTGAGCTGGCTTTCTTCCAGAAAGTGATCGGAACCTGCTTTCTTTGGGCCCGTACAGACCTCCTCTAGATGCTCTCAGCACCCCTTTCATAAATTCCTCAACAATACTGGTAAGAGAGGGCCAGCTTGATTGGCACCTACAGTAGGACATTAACATCATCCTCATTCAGTGGTAACCCGTAGAGCCATATGACCTTTACCAAGTAGAGGAGGACATTCACTCAACCCTGGAAATCTCTTAGATAGCCAGGCCAAGAACAACTGATATATAGGTTGTTGGTTTAGctcgggggtaggcaacctatggcacgtgtgctgaaggcggcacgcaggctgattttcagtagcactcacactgcttgggtcctgcccaccagtccagggggctctgcattttaatttaattttaaatgaaacttcttaaacattttaaaaatcttatttactttacatacaacaatagtttagttctatattatagacttatagaaagagaccttctaaaaacattaaaatgtattactggcacgggaaaccttaaattagagtgaataaatgaaaacttggcacaccacttctgaaaggttgccgacctctggtttaGCTCTTTCGTTAGAGCTAGGAGTACTTTTTTCAGCCACATAAggacagtttctctctctcctgaattGGGCAGTAATACCAATGAGGGGAGGAGAGCCCATTATTATGAGTTTTCCACCTCCCTGTGGTTTTCCACAACTTGGACCCTGTGTTAATGGGAAAATATATAACATGGTTTGGCCCATTTCAGTGCTGAATCACTTGCCCAGCCACAAAACCAAGATTGGCAAACTGATGTGGCTTTTTTGTTCTCAGGTGGCACACAAGGCCTGAGACCTTGTCTTGACAATAGAAGCCTACATCTGTATACTCAGTGCTGTATCCttagaaaacaaaatcagttGACTATAGGATTACAGTAGTAGGTGCCAGATGCTCCCACTGCAAACAAAACCTGTTGCCGACTGACAATATACATTCATTTGGTAGACTGGCTCTCCTTCTGAAATTGTAAAACTCATGGGAGATTAACATCCTGTAAACGTTAAAGGTAAGAAAGGTCACACAGACCCCAGACGGTGCAGTTAAAGAGGAGACCTCTTGGAATTAGACACATCATAAGGAGGCTGGTGCTTCccaaagatatttttttaaatgcattttcttgTCAAAAGGCTTTGTAAAAGTAGCACATGAGAAACAAAGAGGATTTGCATGAGACTTCTTGTCAACAACCTGGTACTTGCCAAAAGAGCTCTCGTACTAATACCACTAATGccgaacaaagaaaagaaaaaacagattaGCAGTCCTCACAAGCAGAGTCCATTTTTAACTACACGTTGGCTCCACCTATGAATTATGTGGTGATGGGGCTATGTAACTGTGATGCCTTGTTTTGTGTGGACTGCACCTTTAAACTTCTAGGAATTTTGTCTGTGTGTAGAGACAACAGCCATTTAGATCTcagccttgctgcagcttcttcagatctctctctcactcacacacacacacacacgtgccaGATTTGGAGCtgcctgtaataatttatgaatactatATCTTGACTGGGGTATGGTAATGTGTACTGTCAGTCTAGTTTGAGTTAATTCAAAGGCAGGATTGTCGGGAAATGCACATGGGCGGAGGTGAAAGGCTGGGTCCTGATATACACTTCTTGACAAACGCTAGAGAAAAGACAAGAGCTATTCATTTTGATGCCCTGGCTTGAACACTTGCAGAGCTCACCAAACGGTTTGGGGCAGTAAGTTGAAGCCTAGGAAGGGAGAACAGAAACTTggatggattaaaaaaaagtgactctTTCTGGGATAGTTATTTTTAGGGAACAGAGAGGCCTGATCCCCAGAGATTAAGGATCTGGGATAAAACTGACTTGCCTAGAACTTCAGGTAAAATAGATGTGCATAAACAgacattttgttgttttataaatCAATTTCTCTTATATTATGCTTTGTTCTTACTGTTAagattaatatttgttttaagaagACTGTTTTGGGTTACTGGATTCACTGCTGGTCACAAGCAGCTAAAGAGAAGCCTTGCAGGACTGACCTCAAACAGACCTGCTGGGTTTGCACAGtaaatattgtgatggggcaaggccagatggctacagtaaagtactgagaaacagatatgttagtcccaggctaaacaaatccctaggaccctgctaaccaaatggcagttgctccaggttaatcaaggcacctgtggccaattaagatctttctagaaggcagtggagagagctactttaattagaacacctgcagccaatcaaagcaggctaatcagggcacctgggtttaaaaaggagctcactccagtcaggcagggaggagtcagaggaggaggagtgtatgtgaggagctgggagtaagaggtacaaggagctgagagtgagagggtgctgctggaggattacAGAGCACAAGTGTTATCTGACACCAGGAGGAAGGGTCCTGGTGGtgggataagaaggtgtttggaggaggcatgggaagtagcccaggagttgtagctgtcatgcagctgttacagagtGAGGACTGGctaacagggccctgggctggaacccggagtagagggggcccgggttcccccaaactccaactcctgatcagacacaggaggaactgatCCAGACtttgggttccacaagagggaagatcactgaggtgacaAATCGCCATAAGCgcaggaccaccaaggtagaggaggaactttgtcgcaATACACAGAATAAGGAATCCTGTGGTCTGGTTCAAGAGTGGGAGAATTATGGGATTCCACCTGAGAGAGGTGAAGGAATGAGACCTAAGACCTGAGAAGGTGCACTCAGAAGACCAAAGAAAGGGAGTCAGGTGTAGCTAGCCCTGTAACTATGACAACATTGCTGAGGATGACAAGTGAAACTCTCTCTTCACTTCTGCTTTTACCAGTAAAGACTATTCCAATCTCAAAACTGAGACCAAACTCATAAAAAAGCAGGAGAAGCTGGTCCTGGGCAGGCCAGTTGGCATTATTTGCACTTTTGTCAGTATCCCTGTGCAAACCTGGTGAGTAAGACAAAAAGAAGAAGCAACAGTGGGAAAAGAACAAACCCACAGAAAATAATAATACTACTTTCAATGCCGCTAGCCTGCATAATGAAGAAGACAGTGTCCTGCATCAACTGAAATAGACACAACTGTACCCTCtcaagcttaattcctagcttagatctgttAGCGCACACCAGCCAAAATTAGTGTTTGGCACACTCTCTGTTCCTTCAAAACCTTCCTGGGAACCCAAGACCAACCCCCTTGGTTTTAAAACAGGAGaataaccatcccccttcctttccctcccagatttcccctccctgggctatcctgagagactacactgatcaaaactcttggatcttaaaacagagaggaattaacttcccctcctttctcccaccagtccATGGTGAGTTCacacccaatccccttgggtcttaaacaaggggaaaaatcaatcaggttcttaaaaaaagaagcttttaattaaagaaagaaaaataaaaattatctctgtaaaattaggatggaaaatgtttacaggtatttagctcatatagactagagggactccctgctcctcccagcctgaaattcaagttacagcaaacagaggtaaaaatacttCAGCAAAATatacattcacaagttaagaaataAACatagactaatccgcctttttaGCTAGTACTTATATTTTGAACATGACAGACGTTTTAGAAAGTTGGGGAAACCTGGGTGCACGTCTGTCCCTCTTAGCCCAAGAgggaacaacgaacaaaaaacaAGCATAAACAAAGACTTCGCttccaagatttgaaagtatcttgtccctccattggtcctctggtcaggtgtcagccaggttcactgagcttcttaaccctttacaggtaaaagagacataaacagatggttaagggttaatgacaCAGCCAATATAATGAGACCTAAGCTGTACATTGGAAGACAGTTCAAACTGGAATTGGGGTAGATACGTGGAGCTTCCTTCTTGTTCCAAACAGAATCTAACTGCACTTAGTCCAAACATTCTGATAACAACAAACATAAACCTCAGCCTTGTTTCAGTCTCTCAGTCCTAGGTCCCATCACCTTCCATCCAAAGAACCATTTCCACTAAATGGAGGCCGACATCAACAAGCCACACTTGGTTCACTAAGCCAGCAGGGCTCAGTCAGCCTCTCCCTGTAAGGTCCCAACTCATGCTTATAGGGTGGGTGAAAAGAAGAGCTCTGCCACTCTGTTACACCAATGAATAGATCAACCAGCTCTATTAAAACACATGTTTGACAAAGTGCCCAACTGTGCTGATCAAATATTATTGTTCTATTATATTGTGAAATATTCATGGGCATTGATAAGAAATAACATACTTTCCATTTCTTCCAGGAAGTAGTCCCAAGCATGAATACTCTGCTTCTGTTTATGATTGTGCTAGGTATATCCTTTGCTTCTCCAGTAAGTATGGACCCCTACCCCCAAACATTAAACACTACCAGAGTTATTGGTGTTATCCAGTGATTTGCATCTTTGTGTATGAGAGTGCTCCATTGACCCTTGTATTAGCctagctgccactgaaatcagtaagagtTAGCGATTACAAGGACTTGATGATCTAGCTGTAAATGGTCATCCAGTTCTCTACTTAATTGACTGTATTATGCTTCCCTTTTGGACACCATagcaaaattattatttatgattcTGCCTAGTACTCTTAAATAACATGATAAATTTGGTGCAGCTTGCAAAATATAAAAGGAACAACTTTTTTTCTTGATCTGATCTTCTGCATCAAAGAAACAGTTTAAAATtatctgaatttttcatttttatctggCTGGTgcacattttaacatttgcatTCACAATGTCTTTTGATGCTTTGTTTTACTAACACCTCCTCTTTGCGAAAAAAATGTGCTTAGCAAATCAATTGATGCTTTTTCCCATCTCTAACTATACATCAATTTAACTtttcaattttgaaacatgatAAGTCCGTAATCAAGCAGCTCCTCTTGAGGCAATAGTAGAGTCTCCTGGAAGGGaatcatcaggaggagggagaaaaacttgttcaccttagcctccaatgatagaacaagaagcaatgggcttaaactgcagcaagggagatttaggttggacatttaggaaaaaattctaatgtcagggtagttaaacactggaataaattgcctagggaggttgtggaatctccatcctggagatattaagagtaggttagataaatgtctatcagggaggtctagacagtatttggtcctgcacgagggcaggagactggactcgatggcgtctcgaggtcccttccagtcctagagtctatgaatctatgaatctaaggaAGAAACTGTGTTAAAAATCTGGTCAAAGGTTTACCTGGCCTTGTTACAATATCCAAGTCTTCTACCTGTCTGATAATGGGGCAGGTTTCATTACCTTTTAGCTAAGCTATTTCTTAGTGAGTCTTAGGTATTGTGCAAATTGAACTGCATTTTCCCAGCCTTCAGAAAATGAGACttaatcctgcagtccttaacCAGGGAAAGCTGGCAAAGGACTAAAGGATCAGGCTtatgaggccagattctgatctctacTACACCTCTGTAAATCTATTTTCACTTTAATTTGAAGCAAAAATAAACAGTTGGTGCTTTCAATGTGCCTACTATATGAGTGAAATTGCAAAATCTTTAATTTGTTGTCAACAGTATTAGATGTTTTGCTGAACTGTAAGAGAAGTCCATTTGGCCCCTTGTTTAATGCTGGCTACTTGAAGTAAATTGAAGTCACACAGACTCCAGTTCAGCAAGATGCTGCAAAACActcaaacatgtgcttaagtcccattaaagtcagctGGATTTAAATACGTTTCAGTATTTTGTTGAACAGGGATGgacttgctgaatcagggctaaaGAGAAGATATATATTGTCGCCAAACGCTGGTAATTTGGCAGGTGACTATTACATTTCCAAAAGAGGAAATGTTAATTAATTTGTGTTTGTAAGTGGATTTTTTCTTTAGTACTCTGGTACTTTAGTGCGTTAGGTAAGATATCCTATTCCTTCATTATGCTTTAGAAACATAATATAGTTTGGACTGTGTCCTCTTGACAGATCAAAAGAAGCATAAATTTGCTTGGAAGTGGCTATGAGGAAAATGTTGCCAATGTTAATGCCATTAATGCAAACACAGAAATCTTAAGCAATGGCTCTGGGAATGCTGAGAGGAACCAACAGAATGGCAAGAATGAAAACAATGAGCACCCAGAAGGAGCAACATTCAGTAATTATACACGAGGACCCAATCAAACTGGAGAGGTGTCTGCAATTGATATTAACAATCCCCAGGGGGCTTATGAGGATAAACTCAATAATCAACCAGCCCCTGAGGACCCTGCTAATACCCACGGAACACAAAACACTGATCAAAATGCTGAGCTCCACACAGGGAAAGGaatttatcatcatcatttagACCTTCATGTGAACACAAACGGCACCAGTGAACACAATTCATCTGAACATTTGCCAGGGAAAAACAGTGTTTATGGTTCAGCATGGGCAGAAAAGGGTTTTGCACCTGAGGATGCAGAGCTCTCCACTGACAAACAAGATGCTATAGAAGCCCACAATGACAGTGGCTTTAATGTAGGGGAAAAGGATGAGGATATGGATAATGGCCACCATCATTCAGACAAGTGTTATTTTAACAATGAAGGCATGCAAAGGGTTGATTTAGGTAATGCTGGTGATAGTGCTGACTCTAACTCTAGTCAGCAGGAAGAAAGCAATAGCGACTCTGTACAATCCACTCCAAAACACTGCAAGAGTATCCCCAGTGAATCAAGGAGTAAATCTGCTCATCAGAATACTAGTGTGTCCATCAGCCCCAGTGCCGCTAGCTCCTTCAGCGACCCCAGTGCCTCAAGTGACTCCAGTGACTCCAGTGCCTCAACTGATTCCAGTGCCTCAAGTGACCCCAGTGCCTCCAGTGATTCCAGTGACTCCAGCAACACCAATGCCTCAAGTGACTCTAGCGACCCCAGGGCCTCAAGTGACTCCAATAATTCCAGAGAATCCAGCAGCTCCAGTAATTCCAGTGAATCCAATGAAACAAGATAGTAAAGTTCAAGAAGTCAATAGTGACATTCCAAAGGCATCAGATACCAGTCGCtggcaaaacagagaaaaaggcaATAGCCTACAAACAGGTATCAGTGAAAATAATTCGATGATTCAAGTAACTAAAACTAAATTGGTAAATGGTAACAACCACAGCGGAAAAGATACTCCTCCAATAGTATCCCAGAATAAGGACTGTAGCTCTCTAGAGGACTCCACACAATTTGCTTTGGTGGTTACCTAATTTCATTAATGTTAAGGCTTTTTATAATGAAAGAGAATATTGTGTTGCATTAACAAGCATATTTGCCTTCTCCCTTTGCAGCCTgtggttcaaattctgttttcactGACACCTGTACAACCCCAGCGACTTGGGTGTCACTTGGAGATGAATTTGTTTCAAATTCAAATCGTTGCAGAATGTTTCAATGACATTGTGTAACTGTGCCTTGTAGCCTAGAGCTGCAGAATCTTAGTGtaatttaatatttcaaattttcTTTACACATTTGTAATTTCTTAATCAGAACTACAGGAAAGATTGTTGTTTACCATGCTGTGTCAAACACATTTCCCACTGCTGCCTTGTATCACTGTTATCTCTAATCTATTCATTCTCTCCAGCTACTCTTCAGCCTTATCTATTTGCTGTAGTACTAGAATATCCCACGGTGATGTGCATTAGAAAGAAAGGGGTGGTTTGGTGGAATACGTGAATTTAGCAGGTAGCACCAGTCCAGTCTCTACTGAGTCTATCACATGACAGAAAGCACATGTAGTACTAAGTGATACGCTTGTTGGTGTAATGACCACAACATTCTCTGCTGTAGCTGGCCTTTATCGGTCATAATTGAGGCATATTAGTGGAGCAACATTGGAGGGACTGTAGTACTGAGGTGGCAGGGGAAGTTTGGTCTCTAATATAATAGTTCTCCATAGTCCTATTACAGATAGTCTTACAAATGATGTTTAACTAAATGTATAGGCAGTTAGATCTTGGAGAAAGGCTTGTTCTTACATTGTGCTGCCattctttt
This window contains:
- the LOC116836558 gene encoding uncharacterized protein LOC116836558: MNTLLLFMIVLGISFASPIKRSINLLGSGYEENVANVNAINANTEILSNGSGNAERNQQNGKNENNEHPEGATFSNYTRGPNQTGEVSAIDINNPQGAYEDKLNNQPAPEDPANTHGTQNTDQNAELHTGKGIYHHHLDLHVNTNGTSEHNSSEHLPGKNSVYGSAWAEKGFAPEDAELSTDKQDAIEAHNDSGFNVGEKDEDMDNGHHHSDKCYFNNEGMQRVDLGNAGDSADSNSSQQEESNSDSVQSTPKHCKSIPSESRSKSAHQNTSVSISPSAASSFSDPSASSDSSDSSASTDSSASSDPSASSDSSDSSNTNASSDSSDPRASSDSNNSRESSSSSNSSESNETR